Proteins encoded within one genomic window of Leptospira stimsonii:
- a CDS encoding SPFH domain-containing protein, which yields MSAGFIFTLLFIALIYLIRKTFIIVPQQYCFVVERVGVFKGALEAGFHFLWPIIEVVRYRQNLKEIAIDIPPQMCITKDNVSISVDGILYLKVVDPYKASYAIENFMLATQQLAQTTLRSEIGKLILDQTFAERDDINSHVVRALDEATDPWGIKVTRYEIKNISPPKEILHEMEEQVKAERVKRAEITISEGEKLSRINRSVGEREEAINVSEGEKMKKINEADGKALEIEVIAAAKAKGIQMIAESISKEGGSEAVNLQITEDYLTGLGTILSESKTTILPSELANIAGVFEGLSKVTGKLPEIKTGKEEK from the coding sequence ATGTCCGCAGGATTTATATTCACGTTACTCTTCATTGCGTTGATCTACTTGATTCGCAAAACGTTTATCATCGTTCCGCAACAGTATTGTTTTGTCGTGGAAAGAGTCGGAGTTTTCAAAGGAGCTCTGGAAGCGGGGTTTCACTTTCTTTGGCCGATCATCGAAGTCGTACGATACAGACAAAATCTAAAAGAGATCGCGATCGACATTCCTCCCCAAATGTGTATCACAAAGGATAACGTCTCCATCTCCGTGGACGGAATTCTATATCTCAAGGTAGTGGATCCGTATAAGGCGTCTTATGCGATTGAAAACTTCATGCTCGCGACGCAACAGCTCGCTCAAACTACTTTGCGTTCCGAGATCGGAAAGCTCATTCTCGATCAGACGTTTGCGGAAAGGGACGATATCAATTCCCACGTTGTGCGCGCTTTGGATGAAGCGACGGACCCATGGGGAATCAAGGTCACCCGTTACGAAATCAAAAACATTTCCCCTCCGAAAGAAATTCTTCATGAAATGGAAGAACAAGTAAAGGCCGAACGTGTCAAACGTGCGGAGATTACGATCTCGGAAGGAGAGAAACTTTCTCGGATCAATCGTTCGGTGGGAGAAAGAGAAGAAGCCATCAACGTCTCCGAAGGGGAAAAGATGAAAAAGATCAACGAAGCCGACGGAAAGGCCTTGGAGATCGAGGTCATCGCCGCCGCAAAAGCGAAAGGAATTCAGATGATTGCGGAATCCATTTCGAAAGAAGGCGGTTCCGAAGCCGTGAACCTGCAAATCACCGAAGATTATCTGACAGGACTCGGAACGATCCTGAGCGAATCAAAAACCACGATTCTTCCTTCGGAACTCGCGAACATCGCCGGTGTTTTCGAAGGACTTTCCAAAGTCACTGGCAAACTTCCTGAAATCAAGACGGGAAAGGAGGAAAAGTAA
- the argH gene encoding argininosuccinate lyase, with the protein MTQKEKKLWGGRFQEKASSILERIGESVSFDHKLYKEDIQGSIAHARMLQKIGVLTKEELSQIETSLAQIRTELEEGKLEFKSELEDIHMHIESRLTELIGETGKKLHTARSRNDQVTQDVRLFILNQGKEILRSIFHLRNSLYEKAKQSLDVIIPGYTHLQVAQPIRASQYLLSWFWALERDHEFLRFALLSSSELALGSGAMAGVNYPTDREFLKKELGLSKVSHNSMDGVASRDHILQFLFAASQLMIHASRICEDIILYSSQEFGILKLPDSLTTGSSIMPQKKNPDIAELIRGKSGRVIGNLNHILVMLKGLPSTYNRDLQEDKLALFDSIETVQISLEGIQAMIEGWIWVPERAEASLKNGFATATDLADFLVGQKKIPFRTAHELVGTLVGICVEKKRTLFDLPETDRISVSEHFAGKEYEDAVSLSLSADKKISYGGTSRERQEEQLKIALESLKEAEKWLL; encoded by the coding sequence ATGACTCAAAAAGAAAAAAAACTCTGGGGCGGAAGGTTTCAGGAAAAAGCGTCTTCCATTTTAGAAAGAATCGGAGAATCCGTCTCCTTCGATCACAAACTCTACAAAGAGGATATCCAAGGAAGTATCGCTCACGCGAGAATGCTTCAAAAAATAGGAGTTCTTACCAAAGAAGAATTATCACAAATCGAAACTTCTCTCGCGCAGATTCGGACCGAACTCGAAGAAGGAAAACTCGAATTCAAATCGGAACTCGAAGACATTCACATGCACATCGAGTCTCGTCTCACCGAACTGATCGGAGAGACCGGAAAAAAATTACACACGGCTCGTTCCAGAAACGATCAGGTCACACAAGATGTACGACTTTTTATTCTAAACCAAGGAAAAGAAATTCTAAGATCGATTTTTCACTTAAGAAATTCCTTATACGAAAAAGCAAAACAAAGTTTGGACGTTATCATTCCCGGATATACTCACCTTCAAGTCGCGCAACCGATTCGTGCTTCTCAGTATTTGCTTTCTTGGTTTTGGGCATTGGAAAGAGATCATGAATTTCTTCGCTTCGCTCTTCTGTCTTCGAGCGAGCTTGCTCTTGGATCGGGAGCGATGGCAGGAGTCAACTATCCGACCGATCGGGAATTTTTAAAAAAAGAATTGGGTCTTTCCAAAGTTTCCCACAATTCGATGGACGGCGTTGCGAGTCGGGATCATATTCTCCAGTTCTTATTTGCCGCGAGTCAATTGATGATTCATGCGTCTCGAATCTGCGAGGATATCATCTTGTATTCTTCGCAAGAATTCGGAATTCTTAAATTACCCGATTCTTTGACCACGGGTTCTTCGATCATGCCTCAAAAGAAGAATCCGGACATCGCAGAACTCATCCGTGGGAAGTCGGGAAGGGTCATCGGAAATCTCAATCATATTTTAGTAATGTTGAAAGGTCTTCCTTCCACTTACAACCGGGATCTTCAAGAAGACAAACTCGCCCTTTTTGATTCGATCGAAACCGTTCAAATCAGTTTGGAAGGAATCCAAGCGATGATCGAAGGTTGGATCTGGGTTCCGGAGCGAGCGGAAGCGTCTTTGAAAAACGGGTTCGCGACCGCGACGGATTTGGCAGACTTTCTTGTGGGTCAGAAGAAAATTCCGTTTCGCACCGCTCACGAACTTGTTGGAACCTTGGTCGGAATTTGCGTCGAAAAGAAAAGGACTCTTTTCGATCTTCCCGAAACGGATCGAATTTCCGTCTCCGAACATTTTGCGGGAAAAGAATATGAAGATGCGGTTTCTCTCTCTCTTTCCGCCGATAAAAAAATTTCCTACGGTGGGACTTCTCGCGAAAGACAAGAGGAACAATTAAAAATTGCGCTGGAATCTTTGAAGGAAGCTGAAAAATGGCTGTTATGA
- a CDS encoding heme-binding domain-containing protein → MKKKILLVLLTALVLLQFLPLNAPTGSNRNEIKTNEEVKKILRKSCYDCHSDLTVWPWYTKVFPINVYLYHHVEEGKGELNFSEWETLSKKDKAKKGDEILEALEEGEMPLSDYVLLHPNAKISKEELEVLKNWIQGLEEDFQKEP, encoded by the coding sequence ATGAAAAAGAAAATTCTTCTCGTTTTGTTAACCGCACTTGTGTTACTCCAATTCCTCCCGCTGAACGCTCCGACCGGATCCAATCGGAATGAAATCAAGACGAACGAAGAAGTAAAAAAGATATTGAGGAAATCCTGTTACGATTGTCATTCCGATCTGACTGTCTGGCCCTGGTACACGAAAGTATTTCCGATCAATGTTTATCTGTATCATCACGTGGAAGAAGGAAAAGGTGAGTTGAATTTTTCGGAATGGGAAACCCTGAGTAAAAAGGACAAGGCTAAAAAAGGGGATGAAATTTTGGAAGCTCTTGAGGAGGGAGAAATGCCGCTGAGTGATTACGTTCTTCTTCATCCGAATGCAAAAATATCGAAGGAAGAATTGGAAGTTTTGAAAAACTGGATCCAAGGTTTGGAAGAAGACTTCCAGAAAGAACCGTAA
- the fliM gene encoding flagellar motor switch protein FliM produces MTEILSQDEIDALLSAISSGEVNESDYASVSEQKKVKIYDFKRPDKFSKDQIRTLQMMHETFARLATTGLSAQLRALVSVHVASVDQLTYEEFIRSIPNPTTLAVINMDPLRGSAILEIDPSISFTIIDRLFGGKGEQAKISRELSEIEMSVMEGIIVRILGNMRESWSTVIDLRPRLGNIETNPQFAQVVPPNDMVVLITLETKIGEVEGMTNLCIPYITIEPIINKLSAQYWYSSIRKGELDENRAVIQERLDQVAIPLIAEVGSVDVSINDFMNLSVGDVVKLENTSTRSEMTVKVGERKKFKCLPGRVGSRLAIQIGDRVEDIPDELLGSTRSEQEY; encoded by the coding sequence ATGACAGAAATTTTATCGCAGGATGAAATTGACGCGCTACTCAGCGCCATCAGTTCGGGTGAAGTAAACGAGTCGGACTATGCCTCCGTTTCCGAACAAAAAAAAGTTAAGATCTACGACTTCAAACGTCCGGATAAGTTTTCAAAAGACCAGATCCGTACTTTGCAGATGATGCACGAGACCTTCGCTCGTCTCGCAACCACCGGTCTCTCCGCTCAGCTTCGTGCTCTTGTTTCGGTGCACGTGGCTTCTGTGGATCAGTTGACCTATGAAGAATTTATCCGTTCGATTCCAAACCCGACAACGCTGGCAGTCATCAACATGGATCCTCTGCGCGGATCCGCGATCTTAGAGATCGACCCTTCGATTTCGTTTACGATCATCGACCGTCTGTTTGGCGGTAAGGGTGAACAAGCCAAGATTTCCCGAGAGCTTTCGGAGATCGAGATGAGCGTTATGGAAGGAATCATCGTAAGAATTCTCGGAAACATGCGTGAATCTTGGTCCACCGTGATCGACTTAAGGCCTCGTCTGGGAAACATCGAAACAAATCCTCAGTTCGCACAGGTGGTCCCTCCGAACGACATGGTGGTTTTGATCACACTTGAAACCAAGATCGGGGAAGTGGAAGGGATGACGAACCTTTGTATTCCGTATATCACGATCGAACCGATCATCAATAAATTATCCGCACAATACTGGTATTCTTCGATTCGAAAAGGGGAACTGGACGAGAACCGCGCCGTAATTCAAGAACGTTTGGATCAGGTTGCGATTCCGCTCATCGCGGAGGTCGGTTCCGTGGACGTTTCCATCAACGACTTTATGAATCTTTCCGTAGGAGACGTGGTAAAACTCGAGAACACTTCCACGAGATCCGAGATGACTGTCAAGGTCGGAGAAAGAAAGAAATTCAAGTGCCTTCCGGGAAGGGTGGGGAGTAGGCTCGCGATTCAGATCGGAGACCGCGTGGAAGATATTCCGGACGAACTCTTGGGATCTACGAGATCGGAACAAGAATACTGA
- a CDS encoding ferredoxin has product MATKIAYVDKDNCTSCNQCADNLPKYFQMDDNDTSETHIGGETINNAAIPEEDWKIVQKEMDECPGECIQWKK; this is encoded by the coding sequence ATGGCGACTAAAATTGCGTATGTAGATAAGGACAACTGCACTTCCTGTAATCAATGTGCGGACAATCTTCCGAAATACTTTCAGATGGATGACAATGACACTTCGGAAACTCATATCGGCGGAGAAACCATCAACAATGCTGCGATTCCCGAAGAAGACTGGAAAATCGTTCAGAAGGAAATGGACGAATGTCCCGGTGAATGTATTCAGTGGAAGAAGTAA
- a CDS encoding peptidylprolyl isomerase, producing the protein MRKFSWILVLLCFFACNRNPFAESRYQPVAYSPSSVVVPKPETAVIPLPDKPAIYAIFLTTQGNIAVELFDKDAPKTVQNFIDLAQGEKEFTTRFGQKVKKPFYDGLTFHRVIKDFMIQGGCPRGDGTGGPGYEFDDEINGKSLGLDKLKAGEAPYYQYQLQRAVANELQIKSREEAESKRELIEKAFEDAKKLSVLEILFRIGYKYNETLNSHRAVKGALAMANAGPNTNGSQFFINQVDTPHLDGLHTVFGQLVSGSEVVDKIVGAGNSKTTIKKVLIVDKRSVVTPAQ; encoded by the coding sequence ATGAGAAAATTTTCTTGGATCTTAGTTTTACTTTGTTTTTTTGCCTGCAATCGGAATCCGTTTGCTGAATCCAGATATCAACCGGTCGCTTATTCGCCTTCTTCAGTGGTTGTCCCAAAACCGGAAACCGCTGTGATTCCTTTGCCGGATAAACCAGCGATCTACGCGATCTTTCTTACGACTCAGGGAAATATCGCCGTTGAACTTTTTGATAAGGACGCTCCTAAAACGGTTCAGAACTTTATCGACCTCGCGCAAGGAGAAAAAGAATTCACGACTCGTTTCGGACAAAAGGTTAAAAAACCGTTTTATGACGGACTTACGTTTCATCGAGTGATCAAGGATTTTATGATCCAAGGCGGATGTCCGAGGGGAGATGGAACCGGAGGCCCGGGCTATGAATTCGACGACGAGATCAACGGAAAATCCCTCGGATTGGATAAGCTCAAAGCGGGAGAAGCGCCCTATTATCAATACCAACTGCAAAGAGCCGTTGCAAACGAACTCCAAATCAAGAGCAGAGAAGAAGCGGAATCGAAAAGAGAATTGATCGAAAAAGCGTTCGAAGACGCAAAGAAACTCTCGGTCCTAGAAATTCTTTTTAGAATCGGATACAAATACAATGAAACCCTCAATTCTCACAGGGCGGTAAAAGGCGCGCTCGCAATGGCAAACGCGGGACCGAACACCAACGGTTCTCAATTTTTTATCAACCAAGTGGATACTCCGCACCTGGACGGACTTCATACCGTTTTCGGGCAATTGGTTTCCGGGAGTGAAGTGGTGGATAAGATCGTGGGTGCAGGAAATTCGAAGACCACGATCAAGAAAGTTCTGATCGTAGACAAAAGATCGGTGGTAACTCCGGCACAATGA
- a CDS encoding NfeD family protein — MPDFLSNLPVTIWIGGGIFLIFAEFFIPGTFVALLGAAGILTGILVYFFDFSLGWQLGIWASLSTGLIYVGSQTIRKLFPAQTEHAIPADDQIGRLVPVVKDVLVERKGGRVLFQGVEWDAVSKKSRIPQGSQARILSRDNLTFLVEPLELPEE; from the coding sequence ATGCCTGATTTTCTTTCCAACTTACCCGTGACAATCTGGATCGGCGGAGGAATCTTTTTGATTTTCGCCGAATTCTTTATTCCGGGAACCTTTGTAGCCCTTCTGGGAGCCGCAGGAATTCTTACCGGAATTCTCGTTTACTTTTTCGACTTCAGCCTTGGTTGGCAATTGGGAATCTGGGCTTCCCTCTCGACCGGTCTTATCTATGTAGGAAGTCAAACCATCCGAAAACTCTTCCCCGCACAAACCGAGCACGCGATTCCCGCGGACGATCAGATCGGAAGACTCGTACCCGTTGTCAAGGATGTCCTTGTGGAAAGAAAGGGTGGAAGGGTTCTGTTTCAAGGAGTGGAATGGGACGCCGTTTCCAAGAAAAGTCGCATTCCTCAAGGAAGCCAAGCGAGAATCCTTAGCAGAGACAATCTGACCTTCCTCGTGGAACCTTTGGAACTTCCGGAAGAATGA